One segment of Panicum virgatum strain AP13 chromosome 1K, P.virgatum_v5, whole genome shotgun sequence DNA contains the following:
- the LOC120677999 gene encoding cyclase-like protein 1 isoform X2, producing the protein MDRASAIKSSSVQLARLPQCRCAQLLACCELVATMSLPPPLMAMLLLAVATAPHVLAAGEDGGIAAHPAYADAAGTCGPASAAPAAAGAQRLEEYDGGHIVDITHAYRPELPAVGPDGLGPVVFQTMSLANGSICNLSELRMVVHAGTHIDTPGHMIQEHFEAGLDADKLDLAVLNGPALLVDVPRNTNITAEAMEFLKIPKGVRRVLFRTLNTDRKLMWKKEGDLNYVGFTEDGAQWLVDNTDIKLVGVDYLSVAAFDHLISAHVVFFKKPDIIPVEGLKLDDVPVGVYNLHCLPLRLVGAEGSPVRCILIK; encoded by the exons ATGGATCGAGCTAGTGCGATCAAGAGCAGCAGTGTGCAGCTTGCTCGTCTTCCTCAGTGTCGCTGTGCTCAGTTGCTGGCTTGCTGTGAGCTCGTGGCCACCATGTCTCTTCCTCCCCCTCTGATGGCGATGCTCCTGCTCGCCGTGGCGACGGCGCCCCACGTTCTTGCCGCCGGGGAGGACGGTGGCATCGCCGCCCACCCGGCGTACGCGGACGCCGCCGGGACCTGCGGCCCAGCCtctgccgcgccggcggcggcgggggcgcagcGGCTGGAGGAGTACGACGGCGGGCACATCGTGGACATCACGCACGCGTACCGGCCGGAGCTGCCGGCGGTCGGGCCGGACGGCCTGGGCCCCGTGGTGTTCCAGACCATGTCCCTGGCCAACGGGTCCATCTGCAACCTGTCGGAGCTCCGCATGGTGGTGCACGCCGGCACCCACATCGACACGCCGGGGCACATGATCCAGGAGCACTTCGAGGCCGGCCTCGATGCCGACAAGCTCGACCTCGCTGTCCTCAACG GACCTGCATTACTGGTTGATGTTCCGAGGAACACAAATATAACAG CTGAAGCAATGGAATTCCTGAAGATCCCAAAAGGAGTTCGCCGAGTTCTATTCAGGACACTGAACACTGACAG GAAGCTGATGTGGAAGAAAGAAGGTGACCTTAATTATGTTGGATTTACAGAGGATGGTGCCCAGTGGTTGGTTGACAACACTGACATCAAGCTAGTTG GGGTTGACTATCTCTCAGTTGCAGCATTTGATCACTTGATCTCTGCCCATGTCGTCTTCTTCAAAAAACCG GACATAATCCCAGTGGAAGGTCTGAAACTAGACGATGTCCCGGTGGGAGTATACAATCTCCATTGCTTACCTCTGAGGCTGGTTGGAGCCGAGGGTTCGCCGGTCAGATGCATCCTTATCAAGTGA
- the LOC120677999 gene encoding cyclase-like protein 1 isoform X1 yields MAALLLALLLLLLAASQPLSAAGDAHPGYSSAGEGTCTVGAGAGAAPGGLQLRERGPGRVIDITHAYVPDLPAFAQGAVAGPVVRLKHSMADGSESNLSELRMECHTGTHVDAPGHINQAHFAAGLDVDTLDLDLLNGPALLVDVPRNTNITAEAMEFLKIPKGVRRVLFRTLNTDRKLMWKKEGDLNYVGFTEDGAQWLVDNTDIKLVGVDYLSVAAFDHLISAHVVFFKKPDIIPVEGLKLDDVPVGVYNLHCLPLRLVGAEGSPVRCILIK; encoded by the exons ATGGCCGCGCTGCTCctcgctctcctcctcctcctcctcgccgcctcgcAGCCGCTCTCCGCGGCCGGCGACGCGCACCCGGGCTACTCGTCGGCCGGCGAGGGCACCTGCACggtgggcgccggcgccggcgcggcgccggggggCCTGCAGCTGCGGGAGCGCGGCCCGGGGCGCGTCATCGACATCACGCACGCGTACGTGCCGGACCTGCCGGCGTTCGCGCAGGGGGCGGTGGCGGGGCCCGTGGTGCGGCTCAAGCACTCCATGGCGGACGGCTCCGAGTCCAACCTCTCGGAGCTGCGGATGGAGTGCCACACGGGCACCCACGTCGACGCGCCGGGGCACATCAACCAGGCCCacttcgccgccggcctcgacgtCGACACGCTCGACCTCGACCTCCTCAACG GACCTGCATTACTGGTTGATGTTCCGAGGAACACAAATATAACAG CTGAAGCAATGGAATTCCTGAAGATCCCAAAAGGAGTTCGCCGAGTTCTATTCAGGACACTGAACACTGACAG GAAGCTGATGTGGAAGAAAGAAGGTGACCTTAATTATGTTGGATTTACAGAGGATGGTGCCCAGTGGTTGGTTGACAACACTGACATCAAGCTAGTTG GGGTTGACTATCTCTCAGTTGCAGCATTTGATCACTTGATCTCTGCCCATGTCGTCTTCTTCAAAAAACCG GACATAATCCCAGTGGAAGGTCTGAAACTAGACGATGTCCCGGTGGGAGTATACAATCTCCATTGCTTACCTCTGAGGCTGGTTGGAGCCGAGGGTTCGCCGGTCAGATGCATCCTTATCAAGTGA